One genomic window of Spiroplasma endosymbiont of Diplazon laetatorius includes the following:
- a CDS encoding site-2 protease family protein → MTEASSGMIVLAFFIGIIVILLLITIHEVGHLVVAKIAKAYVYEFSIGFGPRLFVFKGKETWVSIRAFPLGGYCSIASDKSDPPSDREDVEVPDERKLDYIARWKKMFFILAGPLMNLFVALMLFTTIFAAMGVKKSDMTYFGANYDQNAIAAKAILAKENKNEPKINYVGQDYVIWGWNMTSNGKSIFDSFCEKQLQDNECKGHINDLENNKAVDYKKTVYSFIDNLPLANEKENVKIQFTYKQVDVYSGIALGKAKETDYFELQPNEKVGIAAPDRIYKTTAQAYGAGWKETFKASISILEALGNVFTGKFANLVGPVGVAKQTAGLLQSADQFFIYVATISANLFILNLIFIPPLDGYRLLENFIEMILRKELPTKYKVIVNTAGAVLFLLLFVIITVKDFII, encoded by the coding sequence ATGACTGAAGCAAGTAGTGGAATGATTGTATTAGCTTTCTTTATTGGGATAATAGTAATATTATTGCTAATAACAATTCATGAAGTAGGACACTTAGTTGTTGCTAAAATTGCAAAAGCTTATGTATATGAATTTTCAATTGGATTTGGACCAAGGCTTTTTGTGTTTAAAGGAAAAGAAACTTGAGTTTCAATAAGAGCTTTTCCTTTAGGTGGATATTGTTCTATTGCATCAGATAAATCCGATCCACCAAGTGATAGAGAAGATGTTGAAGTTCCAGATGAAAGAAAATTAGACTATATTGCTAGATGAAAGAAAATGTTCTTTATTTTGGCAGGTCCCTTAATGAACTTGTTTGTGGCTTTAATGTTATTTACAACTATTTTTGCCGCTATGGGTGTTAAAAAAAGTGATATGACATATTTTGGTGCAAATTATGATCAAAACGCAATTGCAGCAAAAGCTATATTGGCAAAAGAAAATAAAAATGAGCCAAAAATAAATTATGTTGGTCAAGATTATGTTATTTGAGGATGAAATATGACTTCAAATGGAAAATCTATATTCGATAGTTTCTGTGAAAAACAATTACAAGATAATGAATGTAAAGGACATATAAATGATTTAGAAAATAACAAGGCAGTTGATTACAAAAAAACTGTTTATAGTTTTATTGATAATCTACCTTTAGCAAATGAAAAAGAAAATGTAAAAATACAATTTACCTATAAACAAGTCGATGTTTATAGTGGTATAGCTCTTGGTAAAGCAAAGGAAACTGATTACTTTGAATTACAACCAAATGAAAAAGTTGGTATTGCAGCTCCTGACAGAATATATAAAACAACAGCACAAGCATATGGCGCTGGTTGAAAAGAAACTTTCAAAGCTTCAATATCTATTTTAGAAGCTTTAGGAAATGTATTTACAGGTAAGTTTGCTAATCTAGTTGGTCCAGTTGGAGTGGCTAAACAAACTGCTGGACTTTTACAAAGTGCAGATCAATTCTTTATATATGTAGCTACAATAAGTGCTAACTTATTTATATTAAATCTAATATTCATACCACCATTAGATGGTTATAGATTATTAGAAAACTTTATTGAAATGATATTAAGAAAAGAGTTACCAACAAAATACAAGGTTATAGTAAATACTGCTGGGGCTGTTTTATTTTTATTATTATTTGTAATAATTACTGTAAAAGATTTTATAATCTAA
- the dxr gene encoding 1-deoxy-D-xylulose-5-phosphate reductoisomerase, translated as MKNIILFGASGNIGQQCIELLKENKDKYNLIALSVGENDSQVESFLLWFPTIKKVYSNKELSELKIKFPEVEFINEDILNLFGQNEDVIINALSGFYGLQVTLKTIEKELILLNANKESFVTAGNLINKMLETSKTKIYPIDSEHCAIFQCLEEQNKPNVIYITASGGSFRNLTLEETKNVTLQQALDHPNWNMGKKITIDSSTMFNKAFEILEAYHLFGVKNIKTLLHPQSIIHSMIGFEDGSIKAQLSVPDMKQVINYFLHFPKRFSYLKQNDMKFNDLINLELKEIDEVRFKPIKFAMQCIDSNNSKSIALNASNEVCVDYFLKGKISFYQITEIVEVIFNECEDIELTTYEQILKYDNAIRKMTLSRIGE; from the coding sequence ATGAAAAATATAATATTATTTGGTGCTTCAGGAAATATTGGTCAACAATGTATTGAATTGTTGAAAGAAAATAAAGATAAGTACAATTTAATAGCGCTTAGCGTAGGAGAAAATGATTCACAAGTTGAATCTTTTTTGCTTTGATTTCCAACTATTAAAAAAGTATATTCAAATAAAGAATTAAGTGAATTAAAAATCAAATTCCCTGAAGTTGAATTTATAAATGAAGATATTTTAAATCTATTTGGACAAAATGAAGACGTAATTATTAATGCTTTAAGTGGTTTTTATGGTTTACAAGTTACTTTAAAAACTATTGAAAAAGAATTAATACTATTAAATGCAAACAAAGAATCTTTTGTAACTGCTGGAAATCTAATTAATAAAATGCTTGAAACAAGCAAAACCAAAATATATCCAATTGATTCAGAACACTGTGCTATTTTTCAATGTTTAGAAGAGCAAAATAAACCTAATGTTATTTATATAACTGCATCTGGGGGAAGTTTTAGAAATCTTACTTTAGAAGAAACAAAAAATGTTACTTTACAACAAGCTTTGGATCATCCAAATTGAAATATGGGTAAAAAAATAACTATTGATAGCTCTACAATGTTTAATAAGGCATTTGAAATACTTGAAGCATATCATTTATTTGGTGTTAAAAACATTAAAACATTATTACATCCTCAATCAATAATTCACTCAATGATTGGATTTGAAGATGGATCTATAAAAGCACAATTATCTGTTCCAGATATGAAACAAGTAATTAATTACTTCTTGCATTTTCCAAAAAGATTTTCATATTTAAAACAAAATGATATGAAATTTAATGATTTAATTAATCTAGAATTAAAAGAAATCGATGAAGTTAGATTCAAACCAATAAAATTTGCTATGCAGTGTATTGATTCTAATAACTCAAAATCAATTGCTTTAAATGCTTCAAATGAAGTGTGTGTTGATTATTTCTTGAAGGGTAAAATAAGTTTCTATCAAATAACTGAAATTGTTGAAGTTATTTTCAATGAATGTGAAGACATTGAACTTACAACTTATGAACAAATACTAAAATATGATAATGCTATAAGAAAAATGACTTTATCAAGAATCGGAGAATAA
- a CDS encoding phosphatidate cytidylyltransferase, producing the protein MKINDKDFEITDTIEVTPEDREDIGNNRFKLESAKRNLKTRLLSTIVLLVLLLGFVGSGAIYTSLIKYDIKNAAIASYFSIILTVGLTILCLYEMNKTLGFKIWYYQVVIIVFSLIILLFPMNNALYNFSFYQELNLTTWLSAWQLPTIISIYLITIMVIGFADKRIDSKNALINFVMTIIITLALKAFSIASLSLDGTEARFSFNTIVWIWLMIILSDSFQYLGGMRFGKTKLSPNISPKKTWEGALIGLGSATGVGILFAMLFEFVPVFAGFQPFRQPMQELYAKSVSLEVIVYILLALVFPIIGLFGDLLFSWVKRKVNIKDYSNLIPGHGGALDRLDSILFSLFILFIFISCYSLTL; encoded by the coding sequence ATGAAAATCAACGATAAAGACTTTGAAATTACTGATACTATTGAAGTTACTCCAGAAGATAGAGAAGATATCGGTAATAACAGATTCAAATTAGAATCAGCAAAAAGAAATCTTAAAACAAGACTTCTTTCTACAATAGTTCTTTTGGTTTTACTTTTAGGATTCGTTGGATCTGGAGCTATTTATACTTCTTTAATTAAATATGATATAAAGAATGCTGCAATAGCATCATACTTTTCAATCATATTAACAGTAGGTTTAACAATTCTTTGTTTATATGAAATGAACAAAACATTAGGTTTTAAAATATGATATTACCAAGTGGTTATAATAGTATTTTCACTAATTATATTGTTATTCCCTATGAATAATGCTTTATATAATTTCTCATTTTATCAAGAACTAAATTTAACAACTTGATTAAGTGCATGACAATTGCCAACAATTATTTCAATTTACTTAATAACTATAATGGTTATTGGTTTTGCTGATAAAAGAATTGATAGCAAAAATGCATTAATAAACTTTGTTATGACTATAATAATAACTTTAGCTTTAAAAGCTTTCTCAATAGCATCATTGTCATTAGATGGTACAGAAGCAAGATTCTCATTTAATACAATTGTATGAATTTGATTAATGATCATATTAAGTGACTCATTCCAATATCTTGGAGGAATGAGATTTGGTAAAACTAAATTAAGCCCTAACATAAGTCCTAAAAAGACTTGAGAAGGTGCTTTAATTGGTTTAGGAAGTGCAACTGGTGTTGGTATATTATTTGCAATGTTATTTGAATTTGTACCTGTCTTTGCTGGTTTCCAACCATTTAGACAACCAATGCAAGAACTTTATGCTAAATCAGTTTCTTTAGAAGTTATTGTGTATATATTATTAGCATTAGTTTTCCCAATAATTGGATTATTTGGAGACTTACTATTCTCTTGAGTAAAAAGAAAAGTAAATATTAAAGATTATTCAAACCTAATTCCAGGTCACGGTGGAGCTTTAGATAGACTAGATTCGATTCTATTCTCATTGTTCATCTTATTTATCTTTATATCTTGTTATTCACTAACTTTATAA
- the uppS gene encoding polyprenyl diphosphate synthase, giving the protein MKGEIIIKKIEHIAFILDGNGRWAKERNKPRTYGHKIGMENIFPTIISSKENGINYVTMFCFSTENWNRPKDEVNYLMDFPGEVFSKKQQEKYIKEGIKVVWIGRRSKVPEKTRKALEDIENNTKECNRITVHIALDYGSFEEVENSFKIVFNDINSKNLSIEDFSIQQVLDNLYTKKTPPVDLLVRTGGEKRLSNFMLLQLAYAELYFVNTYWPDFKEKDLKLAIDDYNNRDRRFGGIKDENQR; this is encoded by the coding sequence ATAAAAGGGGAAATCATTATCAAAAAGATAGAACATATAGCTTTCATTCTTGATGGTAATGGAAGATGAGCTAAAGAAAGAAATAAACCAAGAACTTATGGTCATAAAATTGGTATGGAAAATATATTTCCTACAATAATTTCATCAAAAGAAAATGGTATTAATTATGTAACTATGTTTTGTTTTTCAACAGAAAACTGAAATAGACCAAAAGATGAAGTTAATTATTTAATGGATTTTCCTGGTGAAGTTTTTTCTAAAAAACAACAAGAAAAATATATAAAAGAAGGAATTAAAGTTGTTTGAATCGGAAGAAGATCAAAAGTTCCTGAAAAAACAAGAAAAGCTCTTGAAGATATAGAAAATAACACAAAAGAATGTAATCGAATAACTGTTCATATCGCTTTAGATTATGGTTCATTTGAAGAGGTGGAAAATTCTTTTAAAATAGTGTTTAATGATATTAATAGTAAAAATTTATCAATTGAAGATTTTTCTATTCAACAAGTTTTAGATAACTTATATACAAAAAAAACTCCTCCTGTTGATTTACTTGTAAGAACTGGTGGAGAAAAAAGGCTAAGCAACTTTATGTTATTACAGTTAGCTTATGCAGAACTTTATTTTGTAAATACTTATTGACCAGACTTTAAAGAAAAAGATTTAAAGTTAGCAATTGACGATTATAATAATAGAGATAGAAGATTTGGAGGTATAAAAGATGAAAATCAACGATAA
- a CDS encoding aminopeptidase P family protein, with product MMKKELLNKILEETKADAILLHSPQNRYWFSRFHSSLGYILYTNKKSYLFVDGRYITAARNSKLLTNIDEIVEFGKLYELINNEIANNNIKKVVFESDWVFVKDSQIFEKNLNAEIIAYNFDSIRMVKDQWEVEQIRKACDITHKVFLEVLDFVKPGMSEKELARFVSDSFLKNGAEKLSFDTIVASGENGSMPHAVPTDKKIETGDFVTLDMGCYYNGYCSDQTRTFAVGNDDNQKLKEIYEVVYQSQQLGIESVKPGIKGNEVHKICFDYIESKGYGKYFTHGTGHGLGIEIHEEPYNSAAGNKTLEEGMCVTVEPGIYIPGVGGVRIEDDILVTKTGYDYLTTPLRELQIVK from the coding sequence ATTATGAAAAAAGAATTATTAAATAAAATTTTAGAAGAAACAAAAGCAGATGCAATTCTATTACATTCGCCACAAAATAGATATTGATTCTCAAGATTTCACTCTTCACTAGGATATATCTTATATACAAATAAAAAATCATATTTATTTGTAGATGGAAGATATATAACAGCTGCAAGAAATTCAAAACTATTAACAAATATTGATGAAATAGTAGAATTTGGAAAATTATATGAATTAATAAATAATGAAATAGCAAATAATAATATTAAAAAAGTAGTTTTTGAAAGTGATTGAGTATTTGTTAAAGACTCACAAATATTTGAAAAAAACTTAAACGCTGAAATAATAGCTTATAACTTTGATTCAATTAGAATGGTCAAAGATCAATGAGAAGTTGAACAAATTAGAAAAGCTTGTGATATTACTCACAAAGTATTCTTAGAAGTTCTTGATTTTGTTAAACCAGGAATGAGTGAAAAAGAATTAGCTAGATTTGTAAGTGATTCATTCTTAAAAAATGGAGCTGAAAAATTAAGTTTTGACACAATTGTTGCTAGTGGAGAAAATGGAAGTATGCCTCACGCTGTTCCAACAGATAAAAAAATTGAAACTGGAGACTTTGTTACTTTAGATATGGGATGTTATTACAATGGATATTGTTCAGATCAAACAAGAACATTTGCTGTTGGAAATGATGATAACCAAAAGTTAAAAGAAATATATGAAGTTGTATACCAATCACAGCAATTAGGTATCGAAAGTGTTAAACCTGGAATAAAAGGAAATGAAGTACATAAAATTTGCTTTGATTACATTGAGAGCAAAGGATATGGTAAATACTTTACACATGGTACAGGTCATGGATTAGGAATTGAAATCCACGAAGAACCATATAACTCAGCTGCAGGAAACAAAACTCTTGAAGAGGGTATGTGTGTAACTGTAGAACCTGGAATTTATATACCAGGAGTTGGTGGAGTTAGAATTGAAGATGATATTCTAGTTACAAAAACTGGATATGATTATTTAACAACTCCTTTAAGAGAGTTACAAATAGTTAAATAA
- the rpmG gene encoding 50S ribosomal protein L33, with protein MREGVILRCTTCKEENYIAKNDKRKDKIEVKKHCFKCNSHQVHKQKK; from the coding sequence ATGCGTGAAGGAGTTATCTTACGTTGCACAACTTGTAAAGAAGAAAATTACATAGCAAAAAATGACAAAAGAAAAGACAAAATCGAAGTTAAAAAACATTGCTTTAAATGTAATTCTCACCAAGTTCACAAACAAAAAAAATAA
- a CDS encoding metalloregulator ArsR/SmtB family transcription factor, whose amino-acid sequence MTENYNKFAEIFKVLGDPTRLQILNMICDCGCNKCAQNILDNLSITQPTLSYHMKMLEKVGLVNSIKDKNSKIYKLNNETIDELKGFVSELTVQKKLMNCSNCNK is encoded by the coding sequence ATGACAGAAAACTATAATAAATTTGCAGAAATATTTAAAGTACTTGGTGATCCTACAAGATTACAAATACTTAATATGATTTGTGATTGTGGATGTAATAAATGTGCACAAAATATTTTAGACAATTTAAGCATAACTCAACCAACACTTAGTTATCACATGAAAATGTTAGAAAAAGTAGGGCTTGTAAATTCTATAAAAGATAAGAACTCAAAGATCTACAAACTTAATAATGAAACAATAGATGAGTTAAAGGGTTTTGTATCAGAATTAACTGTTCAAAAAAAATTAATGAATTGTTCAAATTGTAATAAATAA
- a CDS encoding lipoprotein, giving the protein MRKLLSVISVTALVGTSSLSVVSCSSNKYFKEFKGWIDNKESFILYMGADDCEYCQGFEYLQEKESSYFKTKTKELNTNYNQEIKGLNGNYSDSMTAFGEKLNNDLEFRTMKTEEKANKFDEKWSKNILSWLVDEVTEVYKYREYNNSQLSDKLVTKLAKAKVETYLKKDNLGIPFFLVIRNGKVAGWYSGFSKEPEAGWNELVIDELFKQLNSIITNHDQETEMVNLVNNGQSTGGESGSGEGSGTGGQSGGEEGSNPESGETFSYVMNKNSLLIDYLMNK; this is encoded by the coding sequence GTGAGAAAATTACTTAGTGTAATTTCAGTCACAGCATTAGTTGGAACATCAAGTTTATCAGTTGTATCTTGTAGTTCAAACAAATACTTTAAAGAATTTAAAGGATGAATAGATAATAAAGAATCATTTATTTTATATATGGGAGCAGATGATTGTGAATATTGTCAAGGCTTTGAATATTTACAAGAAAAAGAAAGCTCATATTTTAAAACAAAAACTAAAGAATTAAATACAAATTACAATCAAGAAATCAAAGGTTTGAATGGAAATTATTCAGATTCTATGACTGCATTTGGTGAAAAACTAAATAATGATTTAGAATTCAGAACAATGAAAACAGAAGAAAAAGCAAACAAATTTGATGAAAAATGAAGTAAAAATATTCTTTCTTGACTTGTTGATGAAGTAACTGAAGTTTATAAATATAGAGAATACAATAATTCACAACTTAGTGATAAATTAGTTACAAAATTAGCAAAAGCTAAAGTTGAAACTTATTTAAAGAAAGATAACTTAGGTATTCCTTTCTTTTTAGTAATAAGAAATGGTAAAGTTGCTGGTTGATATTCTGGTTTCTCAAAAGAACCTGAAGCTGGGTGAAATGAGCTTGTAATCGATGAATTATTTAAACAACTTAATTCAATAATAACTAATCATGATCAAGAAACAGAAATGGTTAATTTAGTAAATAATGGTCAATCAACTGGTGGAGAATCTGGAAGCGGAGAAGGATCTGGTACAGGTGGTCAATCTGGTGGTGAAGAAGGATCTAATCCTGAATCTGGAGAAACATTCAGTTATGTTATGAATAAAAATTCTTTACTAATTGATTATTTAATGAATAAATAA
- a CDS encoding thymidine phosphorylase, with translation MMNFANIIEKKKNNKELTAQEIYWVVNSFVNNTLKDYQMSAFNMAVWFNGMTPTETASFTQAMIDSGITYNLDGVEGMKADKHSTGGVGDKTSLIFSPLVAKFGVKVAKLSGRGLGQTGGTIDKLESCPGWTGEISESRFKEILNTVGISIMGQSEEIVPADKKLYALRDVTGTVDSIPLIASSVMSKKLVIPADSIILDVKMGSGAFMKDLDNAIALSKAMISIGKEHKRNVSVMITNMDKPLGRAIGNAIEVKEAWDTLNGNGPDDLVELCVTAAGLTLVQNKVFNDLETAKTELLKVLNDKSAAHLLKDFVEAQNGDFGVILDYYKNFSTKHVVEIISEQEGYLTFASADQLGYLSMHLGAGRATKEESIDFSAGIYLNKTTNEFVKKGDVIMTLYTNRDDIESYKQKAKELIVINDKVQDEQLILKLLTNKDV, from the coding sequence ATTATGAACTTTGCAAATATTATAGAAAAAAAGAAAAACAATAAAGAATTAACTGCTCAAGAAATCTATTGAGTTGTTAATTCTTTTGTTAACAATACACTTAAAGACTATCAAATGTCTGCTTTCAATATGGCTGTTTGATTCAACGGAATGACTCCAACTGAAACTGCTTCATTTACACAAGCAATGATAGATTCTGGTATTACTTATAACTTAGATGGTGTTGAAGGAATGAAAGCTGATAAACACTCAACAGGTGGAGTAGGAGATAAAACAAGTTTAATCTTTTCTCCATTAGTTGCTAAATTTGGAGTGAAAGTTGCAAAACTTTCAGGAAGAGGTTTAGGTCAAACTGGAGGAACAATTGATAAATTAGAAAGTTGTCCTGGATGAACTGGTGAAATATCTGAATCAAGATTTAAAGAAATCTTAAATACAGTTGGTATTTCAATTATGGGACAATCTGAAGAAATAGTTCCTGCAGATAAGAAATTATATGCTCTAAGAGACGTTACAGGGACTGTAGACTCAATTCCTTTAATTGCTTCAAGTGTTATGTCAAAAAAACTTGTTATACCAGCAGATAGCATTATTTTAGATGTAAAAATGGGTAGTGGAGCATTTATGAAAGATTTAGATAATGCAATTGCTTTATCTAAAGCAATGATATCAATTGGAAAAGAACACAAAAGAAATGTAAGTGTTATGATCACAAACATGGATAAACCACTTGGAAGAGCAATTGGTAATGCAATTGAAGTAAAAGAAGCTTGAGATACTTTAAATGGTAACGGACCAGATGATTTAGTAGAATTATGTGTTACTGCAGCTGGTTTAACATTAGTTCAAAACAAGGTATTTAATGACCTTGAAACAGCTAAAACAGAGCTTTTAAAGGTTTTAAATGATAAAAGTGCTGCACACTTGTTAAAAGACTTTGTAGAAGCTCAAAACGGTGATTTTGGAGTTATTTTAGATTATTATAAAAACTTTTCTACAAAACATGTTGTTGAAATAATCTCAGAACAAGAGGGTTACTTAACATTTGCATCAGCAGATCAATTGGGATATCTTTCAATGCATTTAGGAGCAGGAAGAGCTACTAAAGAAGAAAGTATTGATTTTTCAGCTGGAATTTATTTAAATAAAACAACAAATGAATTTGTTAAAAAAGGTGATGTTATTATGACTCTTTATACAAATAGAGATGATATTGAATCTTACAAACAAAAAGCAAAAGAATTAATTGTTATAAATGATAAAGTTCAAGATGAACAATTGATCCTTAAATTGCTAACTAACAAGGATGTTTAG
- a CDS encoding lysophospholipid acyltransferase family protein has product MEHYELTQEAASATGKKDKKEMAHVSKWRLFTNAWGIWRVTVKAKKVTRKIKQYPNLYSEEWRYNWVKKKSRKVLKIANVQVDVIGIENWLDRGIVLAPNHQSNLDPILMLAINDFSLQQPIAFIAKQELWKTKIFKHFMNLTDNIPLDRSSPRSALNAMKEAKELISEYKRSLVIFPEGTRSAKQEPNEFQAASMKLAQMAYVPIVPVSIIDSYRLFEKRKSGKFHIKVVFGKPMMPEKFISLKTEMLTKNVQKEVEKNINLYKDWDPKKLGIKPKRIDKKNRVTYY; this is encoded by the coding sequence ATGGAACATTACGAATTAACACAAGAAGCTGCATCGGCTACTGGTAAAAAAGATAAAAAAGAAATGGCTCATGTAAGTAAATGAAGACTATTTACAAATGCTTGAGGTATATGAAGAGTTACAGTTAAAGCAAAAAAAGTGACTAGAAAAATTAAACAATATCCAAACTTATATTCAGAAGAGTGAAGATATAACTGAGTTAAAAAGAAAAGTAGAAAAGTATTAAAAATAGCTAACGTTCAAGTTGATGTTATTGGTATTGAAAACTGACTAGATAGAGGTATTGTATTGGCACCTAACCACCAATCAAATTTAGATCCTATTTTAATGTTAGCTATTAATGATTTTTCACTACAACAACCAATTGCATTTATTGCAAAACAAGAGTTATGAAAAACTAAAATCTTTAAACACTTTATGAATTTAACTGACAATATTCCTTTAGATAGATCTAGTCCAAGAAGTGCTTTAAATGCAATGAAAGAAGCTAAAGAATTAATCTCAGAATATAAAAGAAGTTTAGTTATTTTCCCTGAAGGTACAAGAAGTGCTAAACAAGAACCTAATGAATTCCAAGCAGCAAGTATGAAATTGGCTCAAATGGCATATGTTCCAATCGTTCCTGTATCAATTATCGATTCTTATAGATTATTTGAAAAAAGAAAATCAGGTAAATTCCATATTAAAGTAGTTTTTGGAAAACCAATGATGCCTGAAAAATTCATTTCACTTAAAACAGAAATGTTAACAAAAAATGTTCAAAAAGAAGTTGAAAAAAACATTAACTTATACAAAGATTGAGATCCAAAAAAACTTGGTATAAAACCAAAAAGAATCGACAAGAAAAACAGAGTAACATATTACTAG
- a CDS encoding dihydrofolate reductase, with protein MITLIWAQTKNGVIGKQNKLPWNIKEEMQHFINYTRGKTILMGRNTWESLSVKPLPNRKNILITSRNLEKGYNNLELSNDLEKVLEKYKFIDEELVVIGGSQIYSSALKYADKLVVSVIKEEFEGDTFAPLFDREKFKIIEEKDFKDFIAYYYERY; from the coding sequence ATGATTACTTTAATATGGGCTCAAACCAAAAATGGAGTTATTGGAAAACAAAATAAACTTCCTTGAAATATTAAAGAAGAAATGCAACATTTTATAAACTATACTAGAGGTAAAACTATCTTAATGGGAAGAAATACTTGAGAATCTCTTTCTGTTAAACCATTACCTAATAGAAAAAATATATTAATTACTTCAAGAAATTTAGAAAAAGGTTATAATAATCTTGAATTGTCTAATGACCTTGAAAAAGTATTAGAAAAATATAAATTTATTGATGAGGAACTTGTTGTTATAGGAGGTTCTCAAATATATAGCTCTGCATTAAAATATGCAGATAAATTAGTTGTAAGTGTTATTAAAGAAGAATTTGAGGGAGATACTTTTGCTCCTTTATTTGATAGAGAAAAGTTTAAAATCATTGAGGAAAAAGATTTTAAAGACTTTATAGCTTATTATTACGAAAGGTATTAA
- a CDS encoding thymidylate synthase, with product MKQYLNLVKDVLTNGEKREDRTNTGTVSKFGTQSRYDLREGFPLVTTKKVFFKGIVHEILWFISGDTNIKYLVDNKVNIWNEWPFEIYKKSNDYKNETLEEFVEKIKTDQEFANKYGELGPVYGKQWRDFNGVDQFKNLINDIKTNPYSRRHIISAWNPAEVNQMALPPCHSLFQFYVSKDGFIDLQLYQRSGDIFLGVPFNIASYSLLLELVAIECNLKARYFVHTIGDAHIYSNHMEQLDLQLSREPKKLPLLKINAQNKSIFDIKFEDISLEGYESHPAIKGAVAV from the coding sequence ATGAAACAATATTTGAATTTGGTAAAAGATGTTTTAACAAATGGAGAAAAAAGAGAAGACAGAACTAACACAGGAACTGTTTCTAAATTTGGAACACAATCAAGATATGACTTGAGAGAAGGTTTTCCACTTGTTACAACAAAAAAAGTATTCTTTAAAGGAATAGTTCATGAAATACTTTGATTTATTAGTGGAGACACAAATATTAAATATCTTGTTGATAATAAAGTGAACATTTGAAATGAATGACCTTTTGAAATTTACAAAAAATCAAATGATTACAAAAATGAAACTCTAGAAGAATTTGTTGAAAAAATTAAAACAGATCAAGAATTTGCAAATAAATATGGTGAATTAGGTCCTGTTTATGGAAAACAATGAAGAGACTTCAATGGAGTTGATCAATTTAAAAACTTAATCAATGATATTAAAACAAACCCTTATTCAAGAAGACACATTATTTCTGCTTGAAATCCAGCGGAAGTTAATCAAATGGCTTTACCACCATGTCATTCTTTATTCCAATTTTATGTTTCAAAAGATGGTTTCATAGACTTACAACTTTACCAAAGAAGTGGAGATATCTTTTTAGGTGTTCCATTTAATATAGCAAGTTATTCATTACTTTTAGAATTAGTGGCTATTGAATGTAATTTAAAAGCTCGTTATTTTGTACACACAATCGGAGATGCTCACATATATTCAAATCACATGGAACAATTAGATCTTCAATTATCTAGAGAACCTAAAAAATTACCATTATTAAAAATAAATGCTCAAAACAAATCAATTTTTGACATTAAATTTGAAGACATTTCTTTAGAGGGATACGAAAGTCATCCAGCAATCAAAGGAGCTGTTGCTGTTTAA